Proteins encoded by one window of Massilia sp. NR 4-1:
- a CDS encoding dihydrolipoamide acetyltransferase family protein, with protein MGIHVIKMPDIGEGIAEVELVMWHVKVGDAVTEDMILADVMTDKATIEIPSPVHGTVAMLGGAAGQVMAVGADLIHIEVEGAGNLKPQSAAAVAAAAPAPAAAPAPAAAPVAPVAPPAVDKPAAAPAAAKSAAAPAAATPAASTRVAREAGERPLASPAVRKRAWDMGVELQFVHGSGPAGRILHSDLDSYVARGVQDAPSAGPSGYRENHTEQTIPLIGLRRKIAQKMQESKRRIPHFSYVEEIDVTELESLRARMNEQWGKERGKLTVLPLLARALVVALRQFPQMNARFDDDAGVVTQYGAVHLGVATQTDAGLMVSVMRHAEALDLWSCATEIGRLADAARTGKATRDELSGSTITISSLGALGGIVTTPVINHPEVAIIGVNKIVERPMVRQGGLVVRKMMNLSSSFDHRVVDGMHAAQFVQAIRALLECPAMLFVE; from the coding sequence ATGGGTATTCACGTCATCAAGATGCCTGACATTGGCGAGGGCATTGCAGAAGTTGAACTGGTTATGTGGCATGTCAAGGTGGGCGACGCAGTTACCGAGGATATGATCCTGGCGGACGTCATGACCGACAAGGCCACCATTGAGATTCCGTCGCCGGTCCACGGTACCGTGGCCATGCTCGGCGGCGCGGCCGGCCAGGTGATGGCCGTGGGGGCGGACCTGATCCATATTGAAGTGGAGGGTGCTGGCAACCTGAAACCGCAATCCGCTGCTGCCGTTGCCGCTGCCGCACCGGCTCCTGCTGCGGCCCCGGCTCCCGCTGCGGCACCGGTAGCCCCCGTAGCGCCTCCCGCCGTCGACAAACCCGCAGCCGCGCCTGCCGCAGCCAAGTCCGCAGCGGCGCCCGCTGCCGCCACGCCTGCGGCGTCCACCCGCGTGGCGCGCGAAGCCGGCGAACGTCCGCTTGCTTCGCCGGCCGTGCGCAAGCGCGCATGGGATATGGGCGTTGAACTGCAGTTCGTGCATGGCAGCGGTCCCGCCGGCCGCATCCTGCACTCGGACCTCGACTCGTATGTCGCGCGCGGCGTGCAGGACGCACCATCCGCCGGCCCTAGCGGCTACCGCGAGAACCATACGGAACAGACCATTCCGCTGATCGGCCTGCGCCGCAAGATCGCGCAGAAGATGCAGGAATCGAAGCGCCGCATCCCGCACTTCTCCTACGTTGAGGAAATCGACGTGACGGAGCTTGAGAGCCTGCGTGCGCGCATGAACGAGCAGTGGGGCAAGGAGCGCGGCAAGCTGACCGTGCTGCCGCTGCTGGCGCGCGCCCTGGTTGTCGCGCTGCGCCAGTTCCCGCAGATGAACGCGCGCTTCGATGACGACGCCGGCGTCGTTACGCAATACGGCGCCGTCCATCTTGGCGTTGCCACCCAGACCGACGCCGGCCTGATGGTGTCGGTGATGCGCCATGCCGAGGCACTCGACCTGTGGTCGTGCGCCACGGAGATCGGACGCCTGGCCGATGCCGCGCGCACCGGCAAGGCCACGCGCGACGAGCTGTCCGGATCGACGATCACCATCTCCAGCCTGGGCGCCTTGGGCGGCATCGTCACGACGCCTGTGATCAACCATCCCGAAGTGGCCATCATCGGCGTCAACAAGATCGTGGAGCGGCCCATGGTGCGCCAGGGCGGGCTGGTAGTGCGCAAGATGATGAACCTCTCGTCCTCGTTCGACCACCGCGTGGTCGACGGCATGCATGCGGCCCAGTTTGTGCAAGCGATCCGCGCCTTGCTGGAATGTCCTGCGATGCTATTTGTGGAGTAA
- the lpdA gene encoding dihydrolipoyl dehydrogenase — MNQHTTTLLVIGGGPGGYIAAIRAGQLGIPTTLIETAELGGTCLNVGCIPSKALIHAAEEFEKASHFAGGSALGISVQAPRIDIGQTVLWKDGIVSRLTGGVAALLKKSGVHVVKGWANIVDGKTVEVIRDGETPQRIGCQHLLLATGSHATELPFMPFGGPVISATEALSPKTVPDKLVVVGAGYIGLELGITYAKLGAQVHVVEAQERILPAYDADLTRPVAIALKGLGVETHLGCSVLGLDEKGSAVRIKYAAGEESALAADQVLVAVGRRPNTRGFGLEKLRIDMDGHFVKVDDQCRTSMRDVWAIGDVTGEPMLAHRAMAQGEMVAEIISGKRRHFTPAAIAAVCFTDPEVVVVGLTPQQARAQGIACIDAMFPFAANGRAMSLESKDGFVRVVARSDNHLIIGWQAVGKAVSELSAAFGQSIEMGATLEDVAGTIHAHPTLGEAIQEAALRALGHALHI; from the coding sequence ATGAACCAACACACCACTACGCTGCTGGTGATCGGCGGCGGTCCCGGCGGCTATATCGCGGCCATCCGCGCCGGCCAGCTTGGCATACCCACCACGCTGATCGAAACCGCTGAACTGGGCGGCACCTGCCTGAATGTCGGCTGCATCCCCTCGAAGGCGCTGATCCACGCGGCGGAAGAGTTTGAAAAAGCCAGTCATTTCGCGGGCGGCTCGGCGCTCGGCATTTCGGTGCAGGCGCCGCGCATCGACATCGGCCAGACCGTGCTGTGGAAGGATGGCATCGTCAGCCGCCTGACCGGCGGCGTGGCGGCACTGTTGAAGAAAAGCGGCGTGCATGTCGTCAAGGGCTGGGCCAATATCGTCGATGGCAAGACCGTCGAAGTGATACGCGACGGTGAAACCCCGCAGCGCATCGGCTGCCAGCACCTGCTGCTGGCCACCGGTTCGCATGCTACCGAATTGCCCTTCATGCCGTTCGGCGGACCGGTGATCAGCGCAACGGAAGCGCTGTCGCCGAAGACCGTGCCGGACAAGCTGGTGGTGGTGGGCGCGGGTTATATCGGCCTTGAACTCGGTATTACCTATGCCAAGCTGGGGGCGCAGGTGCATGTGGTGGAGGCGCAGGAGCGCATCCTGCCGGCCTACGATGCGGACTTGACCCGTCCGGTGGCCATTGCGCTCAAGGGACTGGGCGTAGAAACCCACCTTGGCTGCTCGGTGCTCGGCTTGGATGAGAAGGGCAGTGCGGTGCGCATCAAGTATGCCGCCGGCGAAGAATCGGCGTTGGCTGCGGACCAGGTGCTGGTCGCCGTTGGACGGCGCCCGAACACGCGCGGCTTCGGCCTGGAAAAGCTGCGTATCGATATGGATGGCCACTTCGTCAAGGTCGACGACCAGTGCCGCACTTCGATGCGCGATGTGTGGGCCATTGGCGATGTGACCGGCGAACCGATGCTGGCGCACCGCGCCATGGCGCAAGGCGAGATGGTGGCCGAGATCATCAGCGGCAAGCGTCGCCACTTCACCCCTGCGGCCATTGCGGCAGTGTGCTTTACCGATCCGGAAGTGGTGGTGGTCGGCCTCACGCCGCAGCAGGCGCGCGCGCAGGGCATCGCCTGCATCGACGCCATGTTCCCGTTCGCCGCCAACGGGCGCGCCATGTCGCTCGAATCGAAGGATGGTTTCGTGCGGGTGGTGGCGCGCAGCGACAATCATCTGATCATCGGCTGGCAGGCGGTCGGGAAGGCGGTGTCGGAATTGTCGGCCGCCTTTGGCCAGTCCATCGAGATGGGGGCGACGCTCGAAGATGTGGCAGGTACCATTCATGCGCATCCGACCCTGGGCGAGGCGATCCAGGAGGCAGCGCTGCGCGCCTTGGGTCATGCGCTGCATATTTGA
- a CDS encoding oxaloacetate decarboxylase — translation MSQISATRRAAFQQRVQDRKGILVAGAFNALSARIVEDLGYEALYLTGAGISNMSLGLPDLGFIGLHEVAEHTARVRDASTLPIIVDADTGFGNAVNVSRTIRTLERAGADAIQLEDQVMPKKCGHFAGKAVISTSEMIGKLHAAVDAREDRNVQIIARSDAAAVHGIEDAIERGHRYIEAGADVLFIEATETLEDIKRLPQLFKTPQLINIVIGGKTPTLSRTDLEQLGYGIVLYANATLQSAVHGMQKALRYLRDNGQLAEDLSLVAPFEERQRLVGKELYDALERKYAPAD, via the coding sequence ATGAGCCAAATTTCAGCCACCCGCCGCGCCGCGTTTCAGCAGCGTGTTCAGGACCGTAAAGGGATACTTGTCGCCGGAGCCTTCAATGCGCTCAGCGCGCGAATCGTTGAAGACCTCGGATATGAAGCCTTGTATTTAACGGGCGCCGGCATTTCAAACATGTCGCTTGGCTTGCCTGATCTTGGCTTCATCGGATTGCATGAAGTGGCGGAGCATACCGCGCGCGTTCGGGACGCCTCCACTCTGCCGATTATCGTTGACGCCGATACCGGCTTTGGCAATGCCGTGAATGTTTCCCGCACTATCCGAACACTTGAACGCGCTGGCGCGGATGCCATTCAGCTCGAAGACCAGGTCATGCCAAAGAAATGCGGCCACTTTGCCGGGAAAGCGGTGATCTCCACAAGCGAAATGATCGGTAAGTTACATGCGGCAGTGGACGCGCGCGAGGACCGGAACGTGCAGATTATCGCCCGCAGCGACGCCGCCGCGGTGCACGGCATTGAAGATGCCATCGAGCGTGGCCATCGTTACATTGAGGCGGGCGCAGACGTCCTGTTCATCGAAGCGACAGAGACTCTGGAGGACATCAAGCGCCTGCCGCAGCTGTTTAAAACGCCGCAGCTTATCAATATCGTCATCGGGGGGAAGACGCCAACCTTATCGCGCACCGACCTCGAGCAGCTCGGTTACGGGATCGTCTTGTACGCCAATGCCACGCTACAGAGCGCCGTGCATGGAATGCAAAAGGCTTTACGCTACCTGCGTGACAATGGCCAGCTGGCGGAAGACTTGTCGCTGGTAGCGCCGTTTGAGGAAAGGCAGCGTTTAGTCGGCAAGGAGCTGTATGATGCCCTTGAGCGAAAATACGCTCCTGCGGACTAA
- a CDS encoding TniQ family protein: MAVTLRMRGCIDKDMDGLSGLVLPAHPQPKEDEIFSSWMCRIAQANGIKLHTLEVQLWGRDKQIWTRDIDRSVDDETLSTIAALCGTSFERAYETCLRELEGKLFEKLVMGNSPWILPAATYHRTRKRPFMQFCPTCLAKDKSPYYRRSWRLALTTFCDKHNVMLHDRCPKCEAPVMFYRQELGDRWITSIQSLTLCTSCGFDLRDAKVDEVMVVDRHALLTLRLQLRNLDLGWTFNDKQMFQYSQLYFSVLRNLIQKMMLPWTIRRLLTVAQVKFSLPSIKGSRARGLFEFYGVFERHLLLQVATWYLMDWPVRFQGLFRANRCRYSELVRDFKDVPYWFQSAASILEKLPLGASPEEMAAMRALLQKATDPKYRRRLQHLILRRLPGTAGFSSLDCFLRPFEWHSVIRPLRINRWRWPQFSPRS, translated from the coding sequence ATGGCGGTGACTTTGAGAATGCGTGGCTGCATTGATAAAGATATGGACGGTCTTTCCGGACTCGTCTTGCCAGCTCATCCCCAGCCTAAAGAGGATGAAATCTTCTCGTCCTGGATGTGCCGGATCGCTCAAGCCAATGGGATCAAATTGCATACGCTGGAGGTGCAGCTTTGGGGGCGAGATAAGCAGATTTGGACCAGGGATATCGACCGCTCAGTCGATGACGAAACTCTATCCACGATTGCCGCACTGTGTGGAACGTCGTTTGAGCGTGCCTATGAAACCTGCTTACGGGAGCTCGAAGGAAAGCTTTTTGAAAAACTGGTGATGGGTAATTCTCCTTGGATTCTCCCTGCTGCGACTTACCACCGAACGCGAAAGCGGCCGTTCATGCAGTTTTGCCCGACATGCTTGGCAAAGGATAAGTCACCGTACTATCGAAGGTCGTGGCGCTTGGCGCTTACTACGTTTTGCGACAAGCACAATGTGATGCTTCATGATCGATGCCCGAAGTGCGAGGCTCCAGTTATGTTTTACAGGCAGGAGCTTGGTGACCGTTGGATTACCAGTATCCAGTCACTGACACTGTGTACCAGCTGCGGCTTTGACTTGAGGGATGCGAAGGTCGATGAGGTCATGGTAGTAGACCGCCATGCGCTACTCACCCTGCGGCTCCAGCTGCGAAATCTTGATCTGGGATGGACGTTCAATGACAAACAGATGTTCCAGTACTCACAGCTCTACTTCAGCGTACTCAGAAACCTGATACAGAAGATGATGTTGCCGTGGACGATCCGACGTCTGCTGACCGTGGCGCAAGTAAAGTTTTCCTTGCCTTCTATTAAAGGCTCGCGGGCAAGGGGATTGTTCGAATTTTACGGTGTGTTCGAGCGCCACCTGCTGCTGCAGGTGGCCACTTGGTACTTGATGGATTGGCCCGTGCGCTTTCAAGGGCTATTTAGAGCTAATAGGTGTAGGTATTCGGAGTTGGTACGGGATTTCAAGGATGTTCCATATTGGTTTCAAAGCGCCGCCAGCATCCTTGAAAAATTGCCACTTGGTGCCTCTCCGGAAGAAATGGCTGCAATGCGCGCTTTGCTGCAGAAGGCGACAGACCCTAAGTATCGTAGGCGCTTACAGCACCTAATCTTGCGTCGTCTACCCGGTACGGCTGGATTTTCCAGTTTGGATTGCTTCCTGCGGCCGTTTGAATGGCATTCAGTAATTCGTCCACTGCGGATAAATAGGTGGCGGTGGCCTCAATTTTCTCCAAGGAGCTAG
- a CDS encoding fatty acid desaturase, translating into MATLLQYLAHGVLAFGWWQVLLVGLLMTHMTIVSVTVYLHRCQTHRSLSLSPAAAHLFRFWLWLSTGMVTREWVAVHRCHHAHCETVQDPHSPRVVGIREVLWRGAELYRAAIRRPMLVERYGAGTPDDWLERRVYGRYAWQGVGLLLLIELILFGARGLTLWACQMMWIPFLAAGVVNGLGHYLGYRNYDCKDAATNIFPLGLLIGGEELHNNHHTFPTSAKFSARWFELDVGWGYIRVLEWLRLAWVRRSPHPLTRRPDQLAPTLATLKQVLANRAQLMRELTVATLSVYRGEHAVLRRQLSRPSLGRARQLLRHAPCRLSDLQRVELEQLIAYSWPLKEMQSARRALELLWHRSAASPEQLLSRLQTWCADAERSGPGPLRRFARQLACYG; encoded by the coding sequence ATGGCGACGCTATTGCAGTACTTGGCGCACGGCGTCCTGGCGTTTGGCTGGTGGCAAGTGCTGCTGGTCGGCCTGCTGATGACGCACATGACCATCGTCTCGGTGACGGTGTATTTGCACCGCTGCCAGACCCACCGCTCGCTTTCTCTGAGCCCGGCGGCGGCGCATCTTTTCCGTTTCTGGCTGTGGCTCAGTACCGGCATGGTGACCAGGGAGTGGGTGGCGGTACACCGCTGCCATCACGCCCACTGCGAAACGGTGCAGGATCCGCATAGTCCGCGCGTGGTTGGCATCCGCGAGGTGCTGTGGCGCGGCGCGGAACTGTACCGGGCTGCCATCAGGCGTCCCATGCTGGTTGAACGTTACGGTGCCGGCACCCCGGACGACTGGCTGGAACGGCGGGTATACGGTCGGTACGCCTGGCAGGGCGTTGGCCTGCTGTTGCTGATCGAGCTAATTCTGTTCGGCGCGCGCGGATTGACGCTGTGGGCCTGCCAGATGATGTGGATTCCTTTCCTGGCGGCTGGCGTCGTCAATGGACTGGGGCACTATCTGGGGTACCGCAACTACGATTGCAAGGACGCGGCGACCAACATCTTTCCCCTCGGTCTGCTGATCGGAGGGGAAGAGCTGCACAATAACCATCACACTTTCCCGACCTCGGCAAAATTTTCGGCGCGCTGGTTTGAACTGGATGTGGGCTGGGGCTATATTCGCGTACTGGAGTGGCTGCGGCTCGCCTGGGTACGCCGGTCGCCTCATCCTTTGACGCGACGACCGGACCAACTGGCACCGACCCTGGCCACATTGAAACAGGTGCTGGCCAACCGCGCGCAGTTGATGCGTGAACTGACGGTGGCGACGCTCTCGGTTTATCGCGGCGAGCATGCCGTGCTGCGCCGGCAGTTGTCGCGTCCCAGCCTGGGGCGCGCCCGGCAGTTGCTGCGACACGCTCCTTGCCGGCTCAGTGACTTGCAGCGGGTGGAACTGGAACAGCTGATTGCATATAGTTGGCCGCTCAAGGAGATGCAGTCGGCGCGTCGCGCGTTGGAACTGCTGTGGCATCGGTCCGCCGCATCGCCGGAGCAATTGCTGTCCCGCTTGCAAACCTGGTGTGCCGATGCGGAGCGCTCCGGTCCTGGCCCGCTGCGCCGGTTTGCCCGCCAACTTGCGTGTTATGGGTGA
- a CDS encoding cold-shock protein: MATQTGTVKWFNDAKGFGFITPDSGGADVFAHFQDIQSDGFKSLKENQRVSFERGAGPKGEKATNIRPA, from the coding sequence ATGGCGACGCAAACTGGTACTGTGAAATGGTTTAACGATGCAAAGGGCTTCGGCTTCATCACGCCTGATAGCGGTGGCGCCGACGTGTTCGCCCATTTCCAGGATATTCAAAGCGACGGTTTCAAGAGCCTGAAGGAAAATCAACGGGTTTCGTTCGAACGTGGCGCCGGCCCCAAGGGCGAAAAGGCCACCAATATCCGGCCGGCCTGA
- a CDS encoding serine hydrolase, which yields MLSLLLAGVPLAAAAGDDEWPRAVPAAAGLNPAPLEAMDAAVRKGDFKQITSILVARDGKLVFESYYDADGEAGLRNTRSVTKSVTGMLVGIAIGQGKLAGVSAPVFAFFPEKRPVRHPDPRKDKITVEDLLTMSSLLECDDQNQYSRGNEESMYLLEDWTQFALDLPIRGFPDWVPKPQDSPHGRSFSYCTAGPTLLGPLLEKASGEKVEQFAARTLFGPLGITRLKWQHTPAGVAMTGGGLGLRSRDLLKLGQLYLDQGVWRGKRILSAEWVRQSMAPHAEVDENTEYGYFWWIKNFTQDGKTYRAVMMSGSGGNKVVVMPEQRLVAVITTTNFQAKMPHAISEKLMSDYLFKALQGASGT from the coding sequence ATGCTGTCTTTGTTGCTGGCGGGCGTGCCATTGGCCGCTGCCGCTGGCGACGATGAATGGCCGCGCGCCGTGCCGGCCGCCGCCGGTTTGAATCCGGCTCCGCTGGAGGCGATGGATGCGGCGGTCCGCAAGGGCGACTTCAAGCAGATCACCAGCATCCTGGTCGCCAGGGATGGCAAGCTTGTCTTCGAATCCTATTACGATGCCGACGGCGAGGCGGGCTTGCGCAATACGCGCTCCGTGACCAAGAGCGTGACCGGTATGCTGGTTGGCATTGCGATCGGCCAGGGTAAGCTGGCCGGCGTGAGCGCGCCGGTGTTTGCTTTCTTCCCGGAGAAGCGGCCGGTGCGCCATCCCGATCCGCGCAAGGACAAAATCACCGTCGAAGATTTGCTGACCATGAGTTCCCTGCTGGAGTGCGACGACCAGAACCAGTACTCGCGCGGCAATGAGGAAAGCATGTATCTGCTGGAGGACTGGACCCAGTTCGCGCTGGACCTGCCGATACGCGGCTTTCCGGACTGGGTTCCCAAACCGCAGGACTCGCCCCACGGCCGCAGCTTTTCCTACTGCACCGCCGGCCCCACTCTGCTTGGACCTTTGCTGGAGAAGGCCAGCGGCGAGAAGGTCGAGCAGTTTGCCGCGCGCACCTTGTTTGGTCCGCTGGGCATCACGCGGCTGAAGTGGCAGCACACGCCGGCCGGCGTGGCGATGACGGGCGGCGGCCTGGGATTGCGCAGCCGCGATCTGCTGAAGCTGGGCCAACTATACCTCGACCAGGGTGTCTGGCGCGGCAAACGCATCCTCTCCGCCGAGTGGGTGCGGCAATCGATGGCGCCCCATGCCGAGGTCGACGAAAATACCGAGTATGGTTATTTTTGGTGGATCAAGAACTTCACGCAGGATGGCAAGACCTACCGTGCGGTCATGATGTCCGGCAGCGGCGGCAACAAGGTAGTGGTGATGCCGGAGCAGCGCCTGGTTGCCGTCATCACCACCACCAATTTCCAGGCGAAGATGCCGCATGCGATCAGCGAGAAGTTGATGAGCGACTATCTCTTCAAGGCGCTGCAGGGCGCGTCAGGGACTTAG
- a CDS encoding PLP-dependent aminotransferase family protein has protein sequence MFKHAQLESVKAWVGDPAHAALPLHARIQRAIRQLILDGALDTGKPLPASRTLAKSLGVSRDTVESAYTQLHAEGFIERRVGSGSFVSERTQRLSRPGARPRPVAHPAPLRLSQRGAAMYQGGGLRDFLAPRPFAPGVPETRSFPLQTWERLERQVLKEYGTQALLHSPPQGMEALRRAIADYVNLERGARATPERVLILTSSQQALTLCATVLLDAGERIFIEDPAYHGARKAFDAAGLECVPVPLDADGMQVEHLGAARHPAKAVFLTPSHQFPTGATLALERRLALIEWARQQQAWIIEDDYDSEFHYAGKPTACVQGLDAYERTLYIGTFTKSLFPGLRIGFMVLPSQLVAPMTAARTLLDGHSAPIPQLTLARFMEGGHFGAHVRTMRAVYAERLAVLERLVRKHLAGFVEPWVPAGGMQMPCLLSCGIPERAIIDAAQRAGIDLLGLTALHAPGAARGGFLMGFAAYAPRELEIAVKKLAEVFRALSP, from the coding sequence TTGTTCAAACACGCCCAACTCGAATCCGTCAAAGCCTGGGTGGGCGATCCGGCCCATGCTGCCCTGCCCTTGCATGCCCGCATCCAGCGCGCCATCCGGCAGTTGATCCTGGACGGCGCCCTCGACACCGGCAAACCGTTGCCCGCTTCACGGACGCTGGCCAAGTCGCTGGGCGTCTCGCGCGACACGGTGGAATCGGCCTATACCCAGTTGCATGCGGAGGGATTCATCGAACGCCGCGTGGGCAGCGGCAGCTTCGTTTCGGAGCGCACGCAGCGCCTGTCAAGGCCGGGCGCCAGGCCGCGTCCCGTTGCACATCCGGCGCCGCTGCGTCTAAGCCAGCGCGGCGCCGCCATGTACCAGGGCGGCGGTCTGCGCGATTTCCTGGCCCCGCGCCCGTTTGCCCCCGGCGTGCCGGAAACGCGCAGCTTCCCCTTGCAGACCTGGGAGCGCCTGGAACGCCAGGTATTAAAGGAATACGGCACCCAGGCACTGCTGCATAGTCCACCGCAAGGAATGGAAGCGCTGCGGCGCGCCATTGCGGACTACGTCAATCTGGAACGCGGCGCGCGCGCCACACCGGAGCGCGTGCTGATCCTGACCAGTTCCCAGCAGGCGTTGACGCTGTGCGCCACCGTGCTGCTCGATGCGGGTGAGCGTATCTTCATCGAAGACCCCGCATATCATGGCGCGCGCAAGGCTTTCGATGCCGCCGGACTGGAATGCGTGCCCGTGCCGCTGGATGCCGACGGCATGCAAGTGGAGCACCTGGGCGCTGCACGCCATCCGGCCAAGGCGGTCTTTCTGACACCTTCGCACCAGTTTCCGACCGGGGCGACACTGGCATTGGAGCGGCGGCTGGCCCTGATCGAATGGGCGCGGCAGCAGCAGGCCTGGATCATCGAGGACGACTACGACAGCGAGTTCCACTACGCCGGCAAGCCCACTGCCTGCGTGCAGGGTCTCGATGCATATGAGCGCACGCTTTATATCGGCACCTTTACCAAATCGCTGTTTCCCGGCCTGCGCATCGGCTTCATGGTGCTACCATCCCAGCTCGTGGCCCCCATGACGGCGGCGCGCACCCTGCTGGATGGACATAGCGCGCCGATCCCGCAACTGACGCTGGCGCGCTTCATGGAAGGCGGGCATTTCGGGGCGCACGTGCGGACCATGCGCGCCGTCTATGCCGAGCGGCTCGCAGTGCTGGAACGGCTGGTGCGCAAGCACCTGGCTGGATTCGTTGAGCCCTGGGTACCGGCAGGCGGCATGCAGATGCCCTGCCTCCTTAGCTGCGGCATTCCCGAGCGCGCAATCATCGATGCCGCGCAGCGGGCCGGCATCGATCTGCTAGGACTGACGGCGCTGCATGCGCCGGGCGCCGCCCGAGGCGGCTTCCTCATGGGCTTTGCCGCCTATGCGCCGAGGGAACTGGAAATCGCAGTGAAAAAACTTGCAGAGGTATTCCGCGCGCTAAGTCCCTGA